The genomic DNA CAGGGGCAGGCCGTTGGCGATGCGGAACTGCTGGCGCACCAGGTCGATGCCCGAGGTCTCTTCGGTGACCGGGTGTTCCACCTGCAGGCGGGTGTTGACCTCGAGGAAGGAGATGAGCCCGTCCTGGCCCACCAGGTACTCCACGGTGCCCGCGCCGTAGTAGCCGGCCTCTTTGCAGATGCGCTTGGCGGACTCGTGGATCTCCTTGCGCTGCGCGTCGGTCAGGAACGGCGCCGGGGCCTCCTCGACGAGCTTCTGGAAGCGACGCTGCAGCGAGCAGTCGCGGGTGCCTGCGACCACGACGTTGCCGTGGGTGTCGGCGATGACTTGGGCCTCGACGTGGCGCGGCTTGTCCAGGTAACGCTCGACGAAGCATTCGCCGCGACCGAAGGCCGCCACGGCCTCACGGGTGGCCGAGTCGAACAACTCGGGGATCTCTTCGAGGGTGCGGGCGACCTTCATGCCGCGGCCGCCGCCACCGAAGGCTGCCTTGATGGCGATCGGCAGGCCGTGCTCCTTGGCGAACGCCAGGATCTCGTCGGCGTCCTTGACCGGGTCCGGGGTGCCGGGCACCAGGGGGGCGTCGGCGCGCGCGGCGATGTGGCGGGCGGTGACCTTGTCGCCGAGGTCGCGGATGGACTGCGGGCTGGGCCCGATCCAGATCAGCCCTGCGTCCAGCACAGCCTGGGCGAAGTCCGCGTTCTCGGACAGGAAGCCGTAGCCGGGATGGATGGCGTTGGCGCCGGACTTCTCGGCGGCCTCGAGCAGCTTCTCGAACACCAGGTAGGACTCGGCGGAGGTCTGCCCGCCGAGGGCGAAGGCCTCGTCGGCCAGGCGCACGTGGGGGGCGTCGGCGTCGGGCTCCGCGTATACGGCGACGCTTGCCAGGCCGGCATCCTTGGCTGCACGAATCACCCGGACCGCGATTTCGCCGCGGTTGGCAACGAGAACTTTGGAGATGCTCGAACTGGCGTGACTGGGCACTACGCCTCCTGGGGGTCAAGTCTGTCGGTCGGTCAACGGCCGTCTCTAAGAAACGTCTTTAAGAATCTATCCGGCAGTTTAAAGGCCGCACCTGTTGGCTGGTGGAGGCGGTGCCGGTTACTTGAAAGTAAGTTACGTCGGGCGTTGTCAGAGGGCTGCGCGGCCGCGGCCCGGCATTCCCGCTACCGTCGACGGATGGGGGTCGCACGGGTGCTCACCGCGTTGATCCTGACGGTCGCCCTGGGGGCCTGCTCCGAGCGCGTCGTCGCCGGCACCGCGACGAAGCCGGCACAGGAGAAGGCGCCGCATGGTGCTGACCGGTC from Mycolicibacterium tokaiense includes the following:
- a CDS encoding acetyl/propionyl/methylcrotonyl-CoA carboxylase subunit alpha — protein: MPSHASSSISKVLVANRGEIAVRVIRAAKDAGLASVAVYAEPDADAPHVRLADEAFALGGQTSAESYLVFEKLLEAAEKSGANAIHPGYGFLSENADFAQAVLDAGLIWIGPSPQSIRDLGDKVTARHIAARADAPLVPGTPDPVKDADEILAFAKEHGLPIAIKAAFGGGGRGMKVARTLEEIPELFDSATREAVAAFGRGECFVERYLDKPRHVEAQVIADTHGNVVVAGTRDCSLQRRFQKLVEEAPAPFLTDAQRKEIHESAKRICKEAGYYGAGTVEYLVGQDGLISFLEVNTRLQVEHPVTEETSGIDLVRQQFRIANGLPLEITEDPTPRGHSFEFRINGEDAGRGFLPAPGPVTNFVPPTGPGVRLDSGVETGSVIGGQFDSMLAKLIVTGATREEALERSRRALAEFTVEGLATVIPFHRAVVSDPAFIGDENGFTVHTRWIETEWDNTVEPFTGGGAVDEEEATPRQTVVVEVGGRRVEVSLPGDLAIGGGAPAGGSGVIRKKPKPRKRGAGGGAAASGDSVTAPMQGTVVKVAVEEGQQVSAGDLIVVLEAMKMENPVTAHKDGTVTGLSVEAGAAVTQGTVLAELKD